The following are from one region of the Sandaracinus amylolyticus genome:
- a CDS encoding DNA cytosine methyltransferase — protein MRVVGLFAGIGGFEVGLENAGHETILLSELDEQAKTILDREFGSPVVGDIRRLRRLPRGTEIVAAGFPCTDLSQAGRTAGIRGEQSGLIDVVFELIEHGPRVPWVVLENVPNILRLHGGHGIRHITRRLERLGYSWAYRVVDTRAFGLPQRRQRVFVVASRERDPSCVLFASDEEPTWPADREFDRAAFGYGFYWTEGNRGVGWAREAVPTLKGGSGIGIPSAPAVWLPQRAPARAFVVPGIEDAERLQGFEPGWTRGAVDDVRGDRRRWRLVGNAVAVPVAEWIGKGLKNRALYESRPQRPFQRGKWPIAARGGPGIEPVAVDVTTWPVSELRKPLRGFLQSATPLSVGAAAGFLDRLQRSTLSVGPTEFRVALAQYCTDHGCPRIARAASAPRDAESASRLAV, from the coding sequence ATGAGGGTCGTGGGGCTGTTCGCCGGCATCGGCGGGTTCGAGGTCGGTCTCGAGAACGCCGGGCACGAGACGATCTTGCTCTCCGAGCTGGACGAGCAGGCGAAGACGATCCTCGACCGCGAGTTCGGTTCCCCGGTCGTCGGCGACATCAGACGGCTACGACGGCTGCCTCGGGGGACGGAGATCGTGGCGGCGGGCTTTCCGTGCACCGATCTCAGCCAGGCAGGTCGCACGGCCGGGATTCGTGGCGAACAGTCCGGCTTGATCGATGTGGTGTTCGAACTCATCGAGCACGGCCCGCGCGTTCCGTGGGTAGTCCTTGAGAACGTCCCGAATATCCTGCGGCTCCACGGGGGACATGGGATCCGGCACATCACGCGGCGTCTAGAGCGGCTCGGCTACTCGTGGGCCTACCGCGTCGTCGACACGCGCGCGTTCGGGCTACCGCAGCGGCGCCAGCGCGTTTTCGTGGTGGCGAGCCGTGAGCGCGATCCCAGCTGCGTCTTGTTCGCGAGCGACGAAGAGCCGACGTGGCCTGCGGACCGGGAGTTCGATCGCGCGGCGTTCGGCTACGGCTTCTACTGGACCGAGGGCAACCGCGGCGTCGGGTGGGCACGCGAAGCGGTTCCGACGCTGAAGGGCGGGTCGGGTATCGGCATTCCGTCTGCGCCCGCTGTGTGGCTTCCCCAACGCGCGCCAGCTCGAGCGTTCGTCGTCCCGGGCATCGAAGACGCTGAACGACTGCAGGGATTCGAGCCCGGCTGGACGCGCGGGGCGGTCGACGACGTTCGCGGCGACCGCCGACGCTGGCGGCTCGTGGGGAATGCGGTCGCCGTCCCGGTCGCGGAGTGGATCGGCAAAGGCCTGAAGAACCGGGCGTTGTACGAATCGCGCCCGCAGCGGCCGTTCCAGCGAGGCAAGTGGCCGATCGCGGCGCGCGGCGGGCCCGGCATCGAGCCCGTTGCCGTCGATGTGACCACCTGGCCCGTGAGCGAGCTTCGAAAGCCGCTCCGAGGGTTCCTGCAGTCCGCGACGCCGCTGTCAGTCGGAGCTGCTGCTGGGTTCCTCGACCGTCTTCAGCGATCGACACTGTCCGTCGGTCCAACCGAGTTCCGCGTGGCACTCGCGCAGTACTGCACGGATCACGGGTGCCCGCGAATCGCCCGCGCGGCATCGGCTCCGCGTGATGCCGAAAGTGCATCGCGCCTCGCAGTGTGA